From Bosea sp. NBC_00550, the proteins below share one genomic window:
- the rplF gene encoding 50S ribosomal protein L6: MSRIGKKPVSVPAGVTATVTGQLVKVKGSKGELSFEVPEDVSVAMEDGAIAVQPRSQSKRARALWGTSRARINNLVVGTTAGFEKRLEINGVGYKAAVAGKVLKLSLGYSHDIDYEIPAGVAITTPKPTEIVVVGIDKQVVGQTAAEIRDYRGPEPYKGKGVKYAGEFIFRKEGKKK, from the coding sequence ATGTCTCGTATCGGTAAGAAGCCGGTCTCGGTTCCCGCAGGCGTCACCGCCACGGTCACCGGCCAGCTGGTCAAGGTCAAGGGCTCGAAGGGCGAGCTCTCCTTCGAGGTGCCCGAGGACGTCTCGGTCGCCATGGAGGACGGTGCGATCGCGGTTCAGCCGCGTTCGCAGTCGAAGCGCGCCCGTGCGCTCTGGGGCACCTCGCGTGCCCGCATCAACAACCTCGTTGTCGGCACCACCGCCGGCTTCGAGAAGCGCCTCGAGATCAACGGCGTCGGCTACAAGGCCGCCGTCGCTGGCAAGGTGCTGAAGCTGTCGCTCGGCTACAGCCACGATATCGACTATGAGATCCCGGCCGGTGTCGCGATCACGACGCCGAAGCCGACGGAGATCGTCGTCGTCGGCATCGACAAGCAGGTCGTCGGCCAGACCGCCGCGGAGATCCGCGACTATCGTGGCCCCGAGCCCTACAAGGGCAAGGGCGTCAAGTACGCCGGCGAGTTCATCTTCCGCAAGGAAGGCAAGAAGAAGTAA
- the rpsH gene encoding 30S ribosomal protein S8: protein MAIIDPLGDMLTRIRNAQMRRKSRVSTPGSKLRARVLDVLQSEGYIRGYSQTEFGNGRTEFDIELKYHEGQPVIRSISRVSKPGRRVYSSVETMPRVADGLGVTIVSTPRGVMADHVAREQNVGGEVLCKVF, encoded by the coding sequence ATGGCAATCATTGATCCGCTCGGCGATATGCTGACCCGCATCCGCAATGCGCAGATGCGTCGCAAGTCCCGCGTTTCCACCCCTGGCTCGAAGCTGCGCGCCCGCGTGCTCGACGTGCTGCAGTCCGAGGGCTATATCCGCGGCTACAGCCAGACCGAGTTCGGCAACGGCCGGACGGAGTTCGACATCGAGCTGAAGTATCACGAGGGCCAGCCGGTCATCCGGTCGATCTCGCGTGTTTCGAAGCCCGGCCGTCGCGTTTACTCGTCGGTCGAGACAATGCCGCGCGTGGCCGATGGCCTCGGCGTGACGATCGTCTCGACCCCGCGTGGCGTTATGGCCGATCATGTGGCCCGCGAGCAGAACGTGGGCGGCGAAGTGCTCTGCAAGGTCTTCTGA
- the rpsN gene encoding 30S ribosomal protein S14, which produces MAKKSSVENNERRRKLVKKFAGRRARLLAIANDDNQPMDERFLARLKLAELPRNSAKIRIRNRCEVTGRPRAFYRKLKMSRVALRELGNKGLVPGLVKSSW; this is translated from the coding sequence ATGGCTAAGAAAAGCTCCGTCGAGAACAACGAGCGCCGCAGGAAGCTGGTGAAGAAATTCGCCGGCCGCCGGGCCCGTTTGCTCGCAATTGCCAATGACGACAACCAGCCCATGGACGAGCGCTTCCTCGCTCGCCTCAAGCTGGCTGAACTGCCGCGCAACTCGGCCAAGATCCGCATCCGCAATCGTTGCGAGGTGACGGGTCGTCCGCGCGCTTTTTATCGCAAGCTCAAGATGTCGCGTGTCGCGCTGCGTGAGCTCGGTAACAAGGGGCTGGTTCCCGGCCTCGTGAAATCGAGCTGGTGA
- the rplE gene encoding 50S ribosomal protein L5: MAEAQQAALSPRMKKHYEDVVRPAMIAEFGYKNVMEVPTIEKIVINMGVGEATADRKKVDNAAGDLAMIAGQRPVITKSRLAIAGFKLRENMAVGCKVTLRKTKMFEFVDRLVTIALPRVRDFRGLNPKSFDGRGNFALGIKEHIVFPEINYDKVDQVWGMDVIVCTTAKSDDEARALLKHFNFPFRQ; encoded by the coding sequence ATGGCTGAGGCTCAGCAGGCGGCTCTCTCGCCGCGCATGAAGAAGCATTACGAGGACGTCGTTCGTCCCGCGATGATCGCCGAATTCGGCTACAAGAACGTCATGGAAGTGCCGACGATCGAGAAGATCGTCATCAACATGGGCGTTGGCGAAGCGACGGCCGACCGCAAGAAGGTCGACAACGCCGCCGGCGATCTCGCCATGATTGCCGGCCAGAGGCCGGTCATCACGAAGTCCCGCCTCGCCATCGCCGGCTTCAAGCTGCGCGAGAACATGGCGGTGGGCTGCAAGGTCACGCTGCGCAAGACCAAGATGTTCGAGTTCGTCGACCGGCTCGTCACCATCGCCTTGCCGCGCGTGCGCGACTTCCGGGGCCTGAACCCGAAGTCGTTCGACGGGCGCGGCAACTTCGCGCTCGGGATCAAGGAGCACATCGTGTTTCCGGAGATCAACTACGACAAGGTCGACCAGGTCTGGGGCATGGACGTGATCGTCTGCACGACTGCGAAGTCGGACGACGAGGCGCGCGCCTTGCTCAAGCACTTCAACTTCCCGTTCCGGCAGTGA
- the rplX gene encoding 50S ribosomal protein L24, translating to MAAKIKKGDKVVVLAGRDKGKSGEVLQVLPKDARAVVRGVNLVKRHTKQSQTSEGGIISKEATIDLSNIAVADPKDGKPTRVGFKVLDDGRKVRFAKRSGDLIDG from the coding sequence ATGGCTGCGAAGATCAAGAAGGGCGACAAGGTCGTCGTGCTCGCAGGCCGCGACAAGGGCAAGTCGGGCGAAGTGCTGCAGGTCCTGCCGAAGGATGCCCGCGCCGTCGTGCGTGGTGTCAACCTCGTCAAGCGCCACACCAAGCAGTCGCAGACGTCCGAGGGTGGCATCATCTCGAAAGAGGCCACCATCGACCTGTCGAACATCGCCGTGGCCGATCCGAAGGACGGCAAGCCGACCCGCGTTGGTTTCAAGGTGCTCGATGACGGCCGCAAGGTTCGTTTCGCCAAGCGTTCGGGGGATCTGATCGATGGCTGA
- the rplN gene encoding 50S ribosomal protein L14, with translation MIQVQTNLDVADNSGARRVMCIKVLGGSKRKYAGVGDIIVVSIKEAIPRGRVKKGDVMKAVVVRTAKDVKRADGSVIRFDRNAAVLINNQKEPVGTRIFGPVPRELRAKNHMKIISLAPEVL, from the coding sequence ATGATCCAGGTGCAGACGAATCTCGACGTCGCCGACAATTCCGGCGCGCGTCGTGTGATGTGCATCAAGGTTCTGGGCGGATCGAAGCGCAAGTACGCCGGTGTCGGCGACATCATCGTCGTTTCGATCAAGGAAGCCATTCCGCGCGGTCGCGTGAAGAAGGGCGACGTCATGAAGGCGGTCGTCGTTCGCACCGCCAAGGACGTCAAGCGCGCAGACGGTTCGGTGATCCGCTTCGACCGCAATGCGGCGGTGCTGATCAACAACCAGAAGGAGCCGGTCGGCACGCGTATCTTCGGACCGGTTCCGCGCGAGCTGCGCGCCAAGAACCACATGAAGATCATCTCGCTGGCGCCGGAGGTGCTGTGA
- the rpsQ gene encoding 30S ribosomal protein S17: MPKRVLQGVVVSDKQNKTVVVKVERRYTHPLLKKTVRRTKNYHAHNEAGSFKIGDTVWIEESKPISKLKSWVVLDSAPKA; the protein is encoded by the coding sequence ATGCCTAAGCGCGTACTGCAGGGCGTCGTCGTCAGCGACAAGCAGAACAAAACTGTTGTCGTGAAGGTCGAGCGGCGTTATACGCACCCGCTCCTCAAGAAGACGGTTCGCCGCACGAAGAACTATCACGCCCACAACGAGGCGGGTTCGTTCAAGATCGGCGACACGGTGTGGATCGAGGAGTCCAAGCCGATTTCCAAGCTGAAAAGCTGGGTTGTGCTCGACAGCGCCCCCAAGGCGTGA
- the rpmC gene encoding 50S ribosomal protein L29 — protein sequence MKSTQRLSDLKSMSTDQLHDELLKLKKEQFNLRFQKATGQLENSARVTELRKDIARIKTLQRSKAVAASA from the coding sequence ATGAAAAGCACACAGCGTCTTTCCGACCTGAAGTCGATGAGCACGGATCAGCTCCATGACGAGCTGCTCAAGCTGAAGAAGGAGCAGTTCAACCTGCGCTTCCAGAAGGCTACGGGCCAGCTCGAGAACTCCGCGCGCGTCACCGAGCTGCGCAAGGACATCGCCCGCATCAAGACGCTGCAACGGTCGAAGGCCGTTGCGGCCAGCGCGTGA
- the rplP gene encoding 50S ribosomal protein L16, producing MLQPKRTKFRKQFKGRIHGVAKGGTDLNFGQFGLKAQEPERVTARQIEAARRAITRAMKRVGRVWIRVFPDVPVSKKPTEVRMGKGKGSPEFWAAKVKPGRIMFELDGVSEEIAREALRLGAAKLPIKTRFIQRIAE from the coding sequence ATGCTGCAACCAAAACGCACCAAGTTCCGCAAGCAGTTCAAGGGACGCATCCACGGCGTCGCCAAGGGCGGCACGGACCTCAACTTCGGCCAGTTCGGCCTGAAGGCCCAGGAGCCCGAGCGCGTCACCGCCCGGCAGATCGAGGCGGCCCGCCGCGCGATCACCCGTGCCATGAAGCGCGTCGGCCGTGTCTGGATCCGCGTCTTCCCGGACGTGCCGGTTTCCAAGAAGCCGACCGAAGTCCGCATGGGTAAGGGCAAGGGTTCGCCCGAGTTCTGGGCGGCCAAGGTCAAGCCGGGCCGGATCATGTTCGAGCTCGACGGCGTGTCCGAGGAGATCGCCCGCGAGGCGCTCCGTCTCGGCGCCGCCAAGCTGCCGATCAAGACCCGCTTCATCCAGCGCATCGCCGAGTAA